In a genomic window of bacterium:
- a CDS encoding metal-dependent transcriptional regulator, with protein MENALDLSASLEDYLEAILHIEDSKPAVRAKDIADRMQVKRPSVTGALNQLARRELVNYSPYEVVTLTDKGREAALDVTRRHAALKAFLMDVLGTEEELAESCACRMEHAMPRPVLERLAGFVDYLAECPAVDGEKIIREFRHYHAQRSAKGRKKE; from the coding sequence TTGGAGAACGCTCTGGACCTGAGTGCGAGCCTGGAGGACTATCTCGAGGCGATCCTGCACATCGAGGACAGCAAGCCGGCGGTGCGGGCCAAGGATATCGCGGACCGGATGCAGGTCAAGCGTCCCTCGGTGACGGGCGCGCTGAACCAGTTGGCCCGCCGCGAGCTGGTCAACTACTCGCCCTACGAGGTGGTGACCCTGACCGACAAGGGTCGGGAGGCGGCCCTGGACGTGACGCGCCGTCACGCGGCGCTGAAAGCTTTCCTGATGGATGTGCTGGGGACGGAGGAAGAACTGGCCGAGAGCTGCGCCTGCCGGATGGAGCACGCCATGCCCCGTCCCGTGCTCGAACGTCTGGCGGGGTTTGTGGACTATCTGGCCGAGTGCCCGGCAGTGGACGGGGAAAAGATCATCCGTGAGTTCAGGCATTATCATGCACAGCGCAGTGCCAAGGGACGGAAAAAGGAATGA
- a CDS encoding AGE family epimerase/isomerase gives GRYICPGHTIEDMWFVMHWALRTDDKSLLARAAGTLRWALEKGWDKQYGGIPQFLDKSGRPPEGDTPDGLEGHEMVKKLRGNWSNKLWWVHSEALYALLLAREQLDEPWMDEWYARVHDYTFAVFPNPNRLVGEWIQILDREGRPEEKVVALPVKDPFHIARALLLAIPVLERLAARGW, from the coding sequence TGGGACGCTATATCTGTCCGGGGCACACTATCGAGGACATGTGGTTCGTGATGCACTGGGCGTTGCGCACGGATGACAAGTCACTTCTGGCCCGGGCGGCCGGCACCCTGCGCTGGGCGCTGGAAAAGGGCTGGGACAAGCAGTACGGCGGGATACCGCAGTTCCTGGACAAGAGTGGACGCCCGCCCGAGGGCGATACCCCCGACGGGCTGGAGGGCCACGAGATGGTGAAGAAGCTGCGTGGCAACTGGTCGAACAAGCTCTGGTGGGTGCACTCCGAGGCGCTGTACGCGCTTCTTCTGGCCCGGGAGCAACTGGATGAGCCCTGGATGGACGAGTGGTACGCGCGGGTTCACGACTACACGTTCGCCGTGTTCCCCAACCCCAACCGTCTGGTGGGCGAGTGGATCCAGATACTCGATCGCGAGGGCAGGCCGGAGGAGAAAGTGGTGGCCTTGCCGGTCAAGGACCCGTTCCACATCGCGCGGGCGCTGCTGCTGGCGATCCCGGTGCTGGAACGCCTGGCGGCACGGGGATGGTGA
- the feoB gene encoding ferrous iron transport protein B has translation MQTPETHSANQTIRIALAGNPNSGKTTIFNKITGFRQHVGNYPGVTVEKKEGELNWKGRRVVLTDLPGIYSLTAYSEEELVARRHILEEKPDVLIDVVDAGNIERNLYLATQFMELGVPMVIALNMSDVARSRGIEFDLEKLSRLLGVRIVPTVGAKGEGVSELVEAAVEVVVSAESASPAQVNYGADIEREIEGLCAQVVSHNGLGQRFGERWSAIKLLENDPDICRLVEGTPLGQAAQEAAERVHRLFGDPADIILADRRYGFISGACSEAVRLTVETRHTLSDRLDDILTHGVLGIPVLLLLMYAVFWLTFTLGGPPMGWIEWGFTHLGAAVSSLWPEGSDSPLRSLLVDGIIGGVGGVLVFLPNILLLFLGIALLEDTGYMARAAFIMDRLMHRIGLHGKSFIPLLIGFGCSVPAIMATRTLENRRDRLITMLITPLMSCGARLPIYALIIPAFFPQAWQAPVLWMIYMTGILLAIASARLLNRTVLRGPSEPFVMELPPYRIPTAKSIAIHMWDRGRSYLKKAGTLILAASVLLWAIAAFPVKKDLAGDYAARSLQVQQSLSGTELEAALAQIELERHHEQLAYSLAGRIGRSLERVLWPLGFDWKISTALIGAFAAKEVFVAQMGIIYAVQEDPTGRETLREDLRRDYSPLAGVCILLFCLIGTPCVATLAVTRKESGSWKWALLQWGGLTVMAYIVTLIVYQAGSLLGLGV, from the coding sequence TTGCAGACACCGGAAACCCACAGCGCAAATCAAACCATCCGCATCGCCCTGGCCGGGAACCCCAACTCGGGCAAAACCACCATTTTCAACAAGATCACCGGCTTCCGCCAGCACGTGGGCAACTACCCCGGCGTGACTGTGGAGAAGAAAGAGGGCGAGCTCAACTGGAAAGGCCGCCGGGTGGTCCTGACCGATCTGCCGGGTATCTACAGCCTGACCGCCTATTCCGAGGAGGAGCTGGTGGCGCGCCGCCACATCCTGGAGGAGAAGCCGGATGTGCTGATCGACGTGGTGGACGCGGGTAACATCGAGCGCAACCTCTACCTGGCCACCCAGTTCATGGAGCTGGGGGTGCCGATGGTGATCGCGCTGAACATGAGCGACGTGGCCCGCTCGCGCGGGATCGAGTTCGACCTGGAGAAGCTGTCACGCCTGCTGGGGGTGCGGATCGTACCCACGGTGGGAGCCAAGGGCGAGGGGGTGAGCGAGCTGGTGGAGGCGGCGGTGGAGGTGGTTGTCAGCGCGGAGTCCGCGTCGCCAGCGCAGGTGAACTACGGGGCCGACATCGAGCGGGAGATAGAGGGCCTGTGCGCGCAGGTGGTCTCGCACAACGGGCTGGGGCAGCGCTTCGGCGAGCGCTGGAGCGCGATCAAGCTGCTGGAGAACGACCCGGACATCTGCCGTCTGGTGGAGGGCACGCCCCTGGGCCAGGCGGCGCAGGAGGCGGCCGAGCGGGTGCACCGCCTGTTCGGCGACCCGGCGGACATAATCCTGGCCGACCGCCGTTACGGTTTCATCTCGGGGGCCTGCAGCGAGGCAGTGCGCCTGACCGTGGAGACCCGTCACACCCTGAGCGACCGTCTGGACGATATCCTGACCCACGGGGTGCTGGGCATCCCGGTGCTGCTGTTGCTGATGTACGCGGTGTTCTGGCTGACTTTCACCCTGGGCGGCCCGCCGATGGGATGGATCGAGTGGGGGTTCACCCACCTGGGCGCGGCGGTCAGCTCGCTGTGGCCCGAGGGCTCGGACAGCCCGCTACGCTCGCTGCTGGTGGATGGGATCATCGGGGGGGTGGGCGGAGTGCTGGTGTTCCTGCCCAATATCCTGCTGCTGTTCCTGGGGATCGCCCTGCTGGAGGACACCGGCTACATGGCGCGGGCGGCGTTCATCATGGACCGTCTGATGCACCGGATCGGGCTGCACGGCAAGAGTTTCATTCCGCTTTTGATCGGGTTCGGCTGCTCGGTGCCGGCGATCATGGCCACGCGGACCCTGGAGAACCGGCGCGACCGCTTGATCACCATGCTGATCACGCCGCTGATGAGCTGCGGGGCGCGTCTGCCGATCTACGCGCTCATCATCCCGGCCTTTTTCCCGCAGGCCTGGCAGGCCCCGGTGCTGTGGATGATCTACATGACCGGCATCCTGCTGGCGATCGCCTCGGCGCGCCTTCTCAACCGCACCGTGCTGCGCGGCCCCTCCGAGCCATTCGTGATGGAGTTGCCGCCCTACCGTATCCCCACGGCCAAGAGCATCGCGATCCACATGTGGGACCGCGGCAGATCGTACCTGAAAAAGGCCGGCACGCTGATCCTGGCCGCCTCGGTGCTGCTCTGGGCCATAGCCGCGTTCCCGGTGAAAAAAGACCTGGCGGGTGATTACGCCGCCCGCAGCCTCCAGGTGCAGCAGAGCCTGAGCGGGACCGAGCTGGAGGCTGCCCTGGCCCAGATCGAGCTGGAGCGCCACCACGAGCAGCTGGCCTACTCCCTGGCCGGGCGGATCGGGCGCTCGCTGGAGCGCGTGCTGTGGCCGCTGGGGTTCGACTGGAAGATTTCCACCGCGCTGATCGGGGCGTTCGCGGCCAAGGAGGTGTTCGTGGCCCAGATGGGGATAATCTACGCGGTGCAGGAGGACCCCACGGGACGGGAAACCCTGCGGGAGGACCTTCGCCGGGATTACAGCCCGCTGGCCGGAGTGTGTATCCTGCTGTTCTGCCTGATCGGCACGCCCTGCGTGGCCACCCTGGCGGTGACCCGCAAGGAGAGCGGTTCCTGGAAATGGGCTCTTCTCCAGTGGGGCGGGCTGACAGTGATGGCCTATATCGTAACGTTAATTGTCTACCAGGCCGGAAGTTTACTGGGACTGGGGGTGTGA
- a CDS encoding beta-N-acetylhexosaminidase gives MCAGLSPLDALSVPACPVLPAPAEYKSLPGQVELAAARKLLLCPGTADSDRRAAEEMNLWLSEMGLDTLAVVDYKPGLDSRGCVLVGPSQSGSPVREALTGKTAPGGEAYLLSAENNRVVVAGGDPAGRFYGLMSLAQLIRAGKGRSVPACFIQDSPALALRGLSDDISRGQVSTQQDFERLVRFLARYKMNLYMPYIEDMFSLKSRPDFGAGRGALSAAEVQSLAAFSSALHVRLVPAFQTLGHYDNYLLRPDNFPLAEFPGAQCLSPAVPEIYPFLGQALSELCAVFPDSLVNVGCDETWDIGRGKSRARVRNEGLAAVHTAHYRKVHEIVGSLGRTMLMYGDIVLDNPKILEPGILPRDIVIVDWHYESAADYPSVARFRQAGFKVLVSPGLSNWSRFYPFWGTALDNIQNMTRAGQREGALGALTSSWCDFGAPNLRGNALWGWAFAAACAWNPSTVDRDSLERLFWRQLLGVEDPEPLITANSLLAGIGRSAFDDWWRHPLAGPSPRGMIKLKKDGAAWGATLKADMVKALSALAAARQAAGANRDFLDIMDLAARMGQTLAGKFSWMDRAARAGQGALSKAEAAELARQARELRQSTTELRGAYRELWLRYNRPEGLDNLLSLWDRQLLYWDSIISSLDREGRLPQWELSSPWIAPSASLPGKRLDKERTALYAADFDLPSGVDSVKIQLMGESHVEAWVNGKWAGRKVARLCLSEIVDRERAVLLDLTGLTRPGRNRLAFSVTNYEGKVPALNVCGEVYSGGKVIARPASALTWRAMEASSAPAGWNAPGFTTPGWSTCGQYKYDNPVSRPFFSLGLPSRVER, from the coding sequence ATGTGCGCCGGTCTCAGTCCCCTGGATGCCCTGTCCGTCCCTGCCTGCCCGGTGCTGCCGGCCCCGGCCGAATACAAGAGCCTTCCCGGGCAAGTCGAGCTCGCTGCCGCGCGAAAGCTCCTGCTCTGTCCCGGCACGGCCGATTCCGACCGCCGGGCCGCGGAAGAGATGAACCTCTGGCTGAGCGAGATGGGCCTCGACACGCTCGCTGTCGTGGACTACAAACCCGGCCTGGACAGCCGTGGTTGCGTGCTGGTGGGTCCCTCCCAGAGCGGCTCCCCGGTGCGTGAGGCCTTGACCGGCAAGACTGCGCCCGGCGGCGAGGCCTACCTGTTGAGCGCCGAAAACAACCGGGTGGTGGTGGCGGGCGGCGACCCGGCCGGACGGTTTTACGGCTTGATGAGCCTGGCCCAGCTCATCCGCGCGGGCAAAGGACGGTCGGTGCCAGCCTGTTTCATTCAGGACAGTCCCGCCCTGGCCCTGCGCGGTCTGAGCGATGACATCAGCCGCGGCCAGGTGAGCACGCAACAGGATTTCGAGCGCCTGGTCCGTTTCCTGGCCCGCTACAAGATGAACCTCTACATGCCGTACATAGAGGACATGTTCAGCCTGAAATCGCGCCCGGATTTCGGCGCGGGACGCGGGGCGCTCAGCGCCGCGGAGGTCCAGAGCCTGGCCGCGTTCTCCTCCGCTCTGCACGTCCGCCTGGTCCCGGCTTTCCAGACCCTCGGCCACTACGACAACTACCTGCTTCGTCCGGACAATTTCCCCCTGGCCGAGTTCCCCGGGGCCCAGTGCCTCAGCCCGGCCGTGCCGGAAATCTATCCTTTCCTGGGACAGGCTCTGAGTGAGCTGTGCGCCGTTTTCCCCGACAGCCTGGTCAACGTGGGCTGCGATGAGACCTGGGACATCGGCCGGGGCAAGAGCCGCGCCCGGGTGCGCAACGAGGGCCTCGCCGCCGTGCACACCGCCCACTACCGCAAGGTGCATGAGATTGTAGGCTCCCTCGGACGCACTATGCTGATGTACGGCGACATCGTCCTCGACAATCCGAAAATACTGGAGCCCGGGATCCTGCCGCGCGACATCGTGATCGTGGACTGGCACTACGAGTCCGCGGCTGACTATCCCAGCGTGGCTCGTTTCCGTCAGGCCGGGTTCAAGGTGCTGGTCAGCCCGGGCCTGTCCAACTGGAGCCGTTTCTACCCGTTCTGGGGCACGGCCCTGGACAACATCCAGAACATGACCCGCGCCGGGCAGCGCGAGGGGGCCCTCGGCGCGCTCACCTCGAGCTGGTGCGATTTCGGCGCGCCCAACCTGCGCGGCAACGCCCTCTGGGGCTGGGCTTTCGCCGCGGCCTGCGCCTGGAACCCGTCTACTGTCGACCGCGACAGCCTGGAGCGCCTGTTCTGGCGGCAGCTCCTGGGTGTTGAGGACCCCGAGCCGCTCATCACTGCCAACAGCCTGCTGGCCGGCATCGGACGCTCGGCGTTCGATGACTGGTGGCGTCACCCCCTGGCCGGGCCCAGCCCGCGCGGGATGATCAAGCTCAAAAAGGACGGGGCCGCCTGGGGGGCCACCCTGAAAGCCGACATGGTCAAGGCGCTCTCAGCGCTGGCCGCCGCCCGGCAGGCCGCCGGGGCCAACCGCGATTTCCTCGATATAATGGACCTCGCCGCCCGCATGGGCCAGACCCTGGCCGGCAAATTCAGTTGGATGGACCGTGCCGCCCGCGCCGGACAGGGTGCGCTGTCCAAAGCCGAGGCCGCCGAGCTCGCCCGCCAGGCGCGTGAGCTGCGCCAGTCGACCACCGAGCTGCGCGGCGCCTACCGCGAGCTCTGGCTGCGCTACAACCGCCCGGAGGGCCTGGACAACCTCCTGTCTCTCTGGGACCGCCAGCTTCTGTACTGGGACAGTATCATCAGCTCGCTGGACAGGGAGGGCCGCCTGCCACAGTGGGAACTCTCCAGCCCCTGGATTGCCCCGTCAGCCAGCCTGCCCGGCAAGCGCCTTGATAAAGAGCGCACCGCCCTCTACGCGGCCGATTTCGACCTGCCCTCAGGTGTGGACAGTGTAAAAATTCAGCTTATGGGCGAAAGCCATGTCGAGGCCTGGGTCAACGGCAAATGGGCCGGCCGCAAGGTGGCGCGTCTCTGCCTGAGCGAGATAGTCGATCGTGAGCGCGCCGTGCTCCTCGATCTGACCGGGCTGACCCGTCCCGGCCGCAACCGTCTGGCTTTCAGCGTGACCAACTATGAGGGCAAAGTCCCGGCGCTGAATGTCTGCGGCGAGGTCTATTCCGGCGGCAAAGTAATAGCCCGCCCCGCCAGCGCCCTCACCTGGCGGGCCATGGAGGCATCCTCCGCACCCGCGGGCTGGAACGCACCCGGATTCACTACCCCAGGCTGGAGCACCTGCGGGCAGTACAAGTACGACAACCCGGTGTCGCGTCCGTTTTTCAGCCTCGGCCTGCCCAGCCGGGTGGAGCGTTGA
- a CDS encoding ferrous iron transport protein A, with amino-acid sequence MSAEMGSSDRAESPEREEKMQSSGVQVERVPLSDIRPGQTVKLVHIDGGCTLQSRLATLGLIPGTPIEVVRNTSHGPFVVEVKGSRLVLGRGMANQIMVS; translated from the coding sequence ATGAGCGCGGAAATGGGATCATCCGACAGGGCGGAAAGCCCGGAGAGAGAAGAGAAAATGCAGAGCAGCGGCGTACAGGTGGAGCGGGTTCCGCTCAGTGACATCCGTCCCGGACAGACAGTGAAGCTGGTGCATATCGACGGGGGCTGCACGCTGCAGTCGCGCCTGGCCACCCTGGGCCTCATCCCCGGCACGCCGATCGAGGTGGTGCGCAACACCTCCCACGGGCCGTTCGTGGTGGAGGTCAAGGGCAGCCGACTGGTGCTGGGACGCGGCATGGCGAACCAGATAATGGTGAGCTGA
- a CDS encoding helix-turn-helix domain-containing protein, protein MNLEPRINLSVILLVLGVIQGLFLAFLIFTRPQKLQRGHKFLGLFLLSFSLMSIEDILFESRYILRYPYMINTLTLLIFTLAPSLYFYTKAMTSGSFRFGWKQALHYLPFALIVLLSVPGMLEPNELKLREVQAYYARGDYYFNFSILIPMLQITVYFAVIVRLLVRHIRKVKSNFSYMEGVSLRWVATLISLNVALWLIWTVVFFAHWAQGLDVLSIAYTLSIYSIGYFGIRQKDIFSSERSLPAPDEPTAPGEPAAPARSGKYAKSGLSDEMKKNLSGRLTRLMEEQKPYLDPGLTLPRLAALLEVSVNHLSQIINTELNDNFYNFINKYRLEEVKKLLADPRKSNYTILALAFEAGFQSKSAFNSFFKKTVGCSPKEFLASRSGR, encoded by the coding sequence ATGAATCTGGAGCCAAGAATAAACCTCTCCGTCATCCTGCTGGTCCTGGGGGTGATCCAGGGGCTTTTCCTGGCTTTCCTGATCTTCACCCGTCCTCAGAAACTGCAGAGAGGCCATAAATTCCTGGGCCTCTTTTTGCTTTCGTTCTCGCTGATGAGTATCGAGGATATTCTCTTCGAATCGAGATACATCCTTCGATACCCATACATGATCAACACCCTGACCCTCCTGATTTTCACCCTGGCCCCCAGCCTGTATTTCTACACCAAGGCCATGACCTCCGGATCGTTCAGGTTCGGCTGGAAACAGGCCCTGCACTACCTCCCGTTCGCCCTCATCGTCCTGCTCTCGGTGCCCGGGATGCTTGAGCCGAACGAGTTGAAACTGCGTGAGGTCCAGGCCTACTACGCGCGCGGGGACTATTATTTCAACTTCTCGATACTCATCCCGATGCTGCAGATCACTGTATACTTCGCAGTGATTGTCAGGCTCCTGGTCCGCCACATACGGAAAGTCAAAAGCAACTTCTCCTACATGGAGGGGGTCAGCCTGCGCTGGGTCGCGACCCTGATCTCGTTGAACGTTGCTCTCTGGCTGATCTGGACCGTGGTCTTTTTCGCGCACTGGGCGCAGGGGCTGGATGTGCTGAGCATCGCTTACACCCTGTCCATCTATTCGATAGGCTATTTCGGCATCCGGCAGAAAGACATCTTTTCCTCAGAGCGGAGCCTTCCCGCACCGGACGAACCCACCGCACCGGGCGAACCCGCCGCGCCGGCCAGGAGCGGCAAGTACGCTAAATCGGGGTTGTCGGATGAGATGAAAAAAAACCTCTCCGGGCGGCTGACCCGCCTTATGGAAGAGCAGAAACCATATCTCGACCCTGGTCTCACCCTGCCCCGGCTGGCCGCGCTCCTGGAGGTGTCGGTTAACCATCTGTCCCAGATCATCAACACCGAGCTGAACGATAACTTTTACAACTTCATCAACAAGTACCGGCTGGAGGAAGTTAAAAAGCTCCTGGCCGACCCGCGCAAGAGCAACTACACCATACTCGCCCTGGCTTTCGAGGCCGGGTTCCAATCCAAATCCGCCTTCAATTCCTTCTTCAAGAAAACTGTCGGCTGTTCGCCCAAAGAATTCCTGGCTTCCCGGTCCGGGCGGTAA
- a CDS encoding sodium:solute symporter, with product MIVFSPLDWFWVIAYILLMVACGVLFTRLATRGESDFFLADRGLPWWLPASSVYATHTATDTPIWISGVIYRYGLSGLWYTFFCAWCAVSSFVSTRIFRRSLAYTQAEWQSLRYSGMGAELLRGWLAGWQVFMNMFILGWVGIAMGKVFSFLFPVCPLWVGMVVFGAITAVYVLFAGYWGVVMADFQQGVIASLVIIIVSIWQIVAAGGPGEIMGRLAEMGQTWRANPFHFSSLFSGDFPVAWFLTMIFIALLGGLGMGTSIDWYPEAQRIQSARTVRDASYCIWTGTALTLTRNALWGVAILGFFTMFPAIQEQHQYEMAWYAFGFKVLPAGMAGFFFAAILAIHFSTISTHLNLGAMYFTRDLFHHYIHPGASEKQLVWVGRISTLLLLVGSFFYGLMMESLTQWLIFALWIMAAGIWLPSILQVIWWRFNSWGYLSSWVANLLLSWLVVWVLPAYGILPELLDYQQFWLLLLLGTAIYLPITLLTPPDDMKRLVRYYVMTRPLGFWGPVHREAVRLGLIEK from the coding sequence ATGATTGTGTTCAGCCCGTTGGACTGGTTCTGGGTCATCGCCTATATCCTGCTGATGGTCGCCTGCGGCGTGCTGTTCACCCGTTTGGCCACCCGCGGCGAAAGCGACTTCTTCCTGGCCGACCGCGGCCTGCCCTGGTGGTTGCCCGCCTCCAGCGTCTACGCCACCCACACCGCGACCGACACCCCGATCTGGATCAGCGGGGTGATATACCGCTACGGCCTGTCCGGCCTCTGGTACACGTTCTTCTGCGCCTGGTGCGCGGTCAGTTCCTTTGTCAGCACCCGCATCTTCCGACGCTCGCTGGCCTACACCCAGGCCGAGTGGCAGAGCCTGCGCTACTCGGGCATGGGAGCGGAACTCCTGCGTGGCTGGCTCGCCGGCTGGCAGGTCTTCATGAACATGTTCATCCTGGGCTGGGTCGGAATCGCCATGGGCAAGGTGTTCAGCTTCCTGTTCCCGGTCTGCCCGCTCTGGGTGGGCATGGTGGTGTTTGGTGCGATCACCGCGGTCTACGTGCTGTTCGCCGGCTACTGGGGCGTGGTGATGGCCGATTTCCAGCAGGGCGTGATCGCCAGCCTGGTCATCATCATAGTCTCGATCTGGCAGATAGTGGCCGCGGGCGGGCCCGGCGAGATCATGGGCCGTCTGGCCGAGATGGGCCAGACCTGGCGCGCCAACCCGTTCCATTTCTCCAGTCTGTTCAGCGGCGATTTCCCGGTCGCCTGGTTCCTGACCATGATCTTCATCGCCCTCCTGGGCGGACTGGGCATGGGCACCTCCATCGACTGGTACCCCGAGGCCCAGCGCATCCAGAGTGCGCGCACGGTGCGGGACGCCAGCTACTGCATCTGGACCGGCACCGCGCTCACCCTCACCCGCAACGCTCTCTGGGGTGTGGCGATCCTGGGCTTTTTCACCATGTTCCCGGCGATCCAGGAGCAGCACCAGTACGAGATGGCCTGGTACGCGTTCGGGTTCAAGGTGCTGCCAGCCGGGATGGCCGGCTTCTTCTTCGCCGCGATCCTGGCGATCCATTTCAGCACCATCTCCACGCACCTCAACCTCGGGGCGATGTATTTCACCCGCGACCTGTTCCACCATTACATCCATCCCGGGGCCTCGGAAAAACAGTTGGTCTGGGTCGGGCGGATCAGCACGCTGCTGCTGCTGGTCGGCTCGTTCTTCTACGGCCTGATGATGGAGAGCCTCACCCAGTGGCTGATCTTCGCCCTCTGGATCATGGCCGCGGGCATCTGGCTGCCCTCGATCCTGCAGGTCATCTGGTGGCGGTTCAACAGTTGGGGCTACCTGTCGAGCTGGGTGGCGAACCTGCTCCTGTCCTGGCTCGTGGTCTGGGTGCTGCCGGCCTACGGCATCCTGCCCGAGCTGCTGGACTACCAGCAGTTCTGGCTGTTGCTGCTGCTGGGCACGGCGATCTACCTGCCGATCACCCTGCTCACCCCGCCGGATGACATGAAACGCCTGGTGCGCTACTACGTGATGACCCGTCCGCTGGGCTTCTGGGGGCCGGTGCACCGCGAGGCCGTGCGGCTGGGCCTGATCGAAAAATAG
- a CDS encoding beta-lactamase family protein, with amino-acid sequence MRPERFNAFSSIIPFAAGILVIILTGCSSDDSPTQPAAQTVLETQLAQLVEQNKIPGAAGIAVSHDKVVELRAHGLRRAGRPDTVTVHDLFHVGSLVKPMTATMLATLVDSRALAWDSRPADIIPELAPTLDPGYSGITLLDLLHHRAGVPSDDDITEVPTLSGSLAEQRLQATQILLAMPPVVSRGTFRYSNAGYMIAGCMAEVTSGQDWRALMESRLFGPLSMSVFHGWPTQHDPAEPWGHTQSGDNFQAVDPSVDPPEFEFLEPAGWLSMSLSDLGKFMQLHLDALQGSPRLVSQAAFDILHAPVDNYYACGFVVQQSAGGKFLWHNGSNTYFYVIMGLLPEKNLGVAIAVNAGGDQVQLAVDQALNLVLAGMAGK; translated from the coding sequence ATGAGACCGGAGAGATTCAACGCGTTTTCGAGTATCATTCCATTCGCAGCCGGAATCCTTGTTATAATCCTTACGGGCTGTTCCTCCGATGACAGTCCGACTCAGCCGGCCGCACAGACAGTTCTCGAGACACAGCTCGCCCAACTGGTGGAACAAAACAAAATCCCCGGGGCCGCCGGGATCGCGGTCAGTCATGACAAAGTGGTGGAGCTCCGGGCCCACGGGCTGCGCCGGGCCGGGCGCCCCGACACCGTGACTGTACACGACCTGTTCCATGTCGGATCGCTGGTCAAACCCATGACCGCCACCATGCTCGCCACTCTGGTGGACAGCAGGGCGCTGGCCTGGGACAGCCGCCCGGCGGACATCATTCCGGAGCTGGCCCCCACGCTCGACCCCGGCTACTCCGGCATCACCCTGCTCGACCTTCTGCACCACCGGGCCGGCGTGCCCTCGGATGACGATATCACGGAGGTGCCCACCCTAAGCGGCTCGCTGGCCGAGCAGCGCCTCCAAGCCACGCAGATCCTTCTTGCCATGCCACCGGTAGTGAGCCGCGGCACTTTCCGCTACTCCAACGCAGGCTACATGATCGCCGGCTGCATGGCTGAGGTGACGAGCGGCCAGGACTGGCGCGCGTTGATGGAATCCAGGCTGTTCGGACCCCTGTCCATGAGCGTGTTCCATGGCTGGCCCACGCAGCACGACCCGGCCGAGCCCTGGGGACACACTCAGTCGGGTGACAATTTCCAGGCCGTGGACCCCTCGGTCGATCCACCCGAGTTTGAATTCCTGGAGCCCGCCGGCTGGCTGAGCATGAGCCTGTCCGACCTGGGCAAGTTCATGCAGCTGCACCTGGACGCCCTCCAGGGCAGTCCGCGGCTTGTGTCCCAGGCCGCGTTCGACATCCTCCACGCCCCGGTCGACAACTATTACGCCTGCGGCTTCGTGGTCCAGCAGTCAGCGGGCGGCAAGTTCCTCTGGCACAACGGCAGCAACACCTATTTCTACGTGATAATGGGCCTGCTACCGGAGAAAAACCTGGGGGTGGCCATCGCGGTCAACGCCGGCGGGGACCAGGTGCAGCTCGCGGTCGATCAGGCCCTGAACCTGGTGCTGGCAGGGATGGCGGGGAAATAA